The sequence CGCCCTGTGCTTCGCAATACCTTACTGGTGATTTTGGCCATTTTCCTGATCACCGGCTATAACTCCCTTTTCATTGTGCAACAATATGAAAAAGCGTTGGTGCTGGAACTCGGGAAACCAATCCGTGTTGAAGGGCCTGGGTTGCATTTCAAGCTGCCCTTTGTCCAAGATATTGTGTATATCGATGGCCGCATCTTGAATTTGGATGCCCCACCGCAAGAGGCCCCCACTTCTGACCAAAAACAGGTGATTGTGGAATCTTTTGTCAAGTTCCGCATTGTTGATCCGTTGAAGTTTTATCAAACCATGCAAACGATTGAGCAGGCCCAACAGCGCTTAGGATCAGTTGTGAATTCCAGTGTGCGTAATTTATTGGGACAAGTTCCTTTGGAAACGATTTTAACAGATAAACGCAGCCAACTGATGGAACAGGTAAAATTGTTGGTTGACACGGAAGTTGGACAATTCGGCATCAAAATCATTGATGTGCGCATTAAAAGGATGGATTTGCCGGAAGAAAACAGCCAAGCGGTATTCCGCCGGATGCAAACCCAGCGCAAACAAGAAGCCAGCCGTTTCCGCGCCGAAGGCGAACGGGATGCCCTGTCTATCCGCTCAGAAGGCGATAAGCAAAAAGTGTTAATTTTAGCCAATGCCCAAAAACAATCTGATATTTTACGGGGGACAGGTGATGCCGAGGCGGCTGGCATTTATAGCGATGCCTATGCCAAAAACCCACAGTTTTTTGAATTTTACAGATCCCTGCAATCATTGCGGACATCGTTAACAACGGATACCACCACCTTTATTGGCGCCCCAACAGGCGACTTCTTCCGTTTCTTTTATAAAATGAACGGCAAATAATGCGCTTACAGGGATTAATATACATAGGGCTGATGACAAGATAAGCTGGATTACGTCAGCCCCTTACTGCCATTTCCGGCAGCTAGCTGCTTATCTGATTGGGGGTTAGCAAAGTTGATCCAACGCTGGTATTTCCTGTGAATTACTGGTATAGTCAAA is a genomic window of Rhodospirillaceae bacterium containing:
- a CDS encoding protease modulator HflC produces the protein MRPVLRNTLLVILAIFLITGYNSLFIVQQYEKALVLELGKPIRVEGPGLHFKLPFVQDIVYIDGRILNLDAPPQEAPTSDQKQVIVESFVKFRIVDPLKFYQTMQTIEQAQQRLGSVVNSSVRNLLGQVPLETILTDKRSQLMEQVKLLVDTEVGQFGIKIIDVRIKRMDLPEENSQAVFRRMQTQRKQEASRFRAEGERDALSIRSEGDKQKVLILANAQKQSDILRGTGDAEAAGIYSDAYAKNPQFFEFYRSLQSLRTSLTTDTTTFIGAPTGDFFRFFYKMNGK